From one Solanum stenotomum isolate F172 chromosome 12, ASM1918654v1, whole genome shotgun sequence genomic stretch:
- the LOC125847653 gene encoding uncharacterized protein LOC125847653, producing the protein MCNSKTKLQSSPQTLSQINGRPVLQPHSNIVPLYERRNSLKKTTNTAASVTANGSTKVKTSTSTTPPVSPKMKSPRLPAIKRGNNIDPNGLSSSAEKIVTPKGTANKAPILLKKPKKSSGGLASPPYVENSSLKYSSSLIVEAPGSIAAARREQVAIAQVQRKMKIAHYGRTKSAKYEGKVSSLDPSFASAVIPNPREEKRCSFITPNSDPLYIAYHDEEWGVPVHDDNLLFELLVLTGAQVGSDWTSVLRKRQEFRDAFSGFDPEIVSKYNEKKITSTSVEYGIELSQIRGAVDNSTRILEIKKTFDSFNKYLWGFVNNKPIATQYKACNKIPVKTSKSETISKDMVKRGFRYVGPTVIHSFMQAAGLTNDHLIACPRHLQCVALATQPAPPAL; encoded by the exons ATGTGTAATTCCAAAACTAAACTGCAGAGCAGCCCACAAACTCTCTCCCAAATCAATGGCCGTCCTGTTCTTCAACCACATAGCAATATAGTTCCTCTTTACGAACGCCGGAACTCGCTTAAAAAGACAACTAACACTGCTGCATCTGTTACTGCAAATGGAAGTACTAAAGTCAAGACGAGTACATCAACAACTCCACCggtctcacctaaaatgaagtCGCCAAGACTACCAGCTATCAAGAGAGGGAATAACATTGATCCTAATGGCTTGAGTTCAAGTGCTGAGAAAATTGTGACTCCCAAAGGGACTGCTAATAAAGCCCCAATTTTGTTAAAGAAGCCTAAGAAAAGCAGTGGGGGCTTAGCCTCACCCCCTTATGTGGAGAATTCTTCATTGAAatattcttcttccttgatAGTCGAGGCTCCGGGAAGCATAGCAGCAGCAAGAAGGGAACAAGTTGCAATTGCGCAAGTGcagaggaaaatgaaaattgcGCATTATGGAAGAACAAAATCAGCCAAGTATGAAGGAAAAGTATCTTCTCTTGACCCTTCCTTCGCCTCAGCAGTTATCCCCAATCCTCGAGAGGAAAAAAGATGCAGCTTTATCACACCTAATTCAG ACCCACTCTATATTGCATACCATGATGAAGAATGGGGAGTTCCCGTTCATGATGATAA TCTGCTTTTTGAGTTGCTGGTATTAACTGGTGCACAAGTTGGATCAGACTGGACTTCAGTTTTAAGGAAAAGGCAAGAATTCAG GGATGCCTTTTCAGGATTTGATCCAGAAATTGTTTCCAAGTACAACGAAAAGAAGATAACTTCAACAAGTGTCGAATATGGTATAGAGCTTAGCCAAATCCGAGGAGCTGTCGACAACTCTACCAGAATTTTAGag ATAAAGAAGACATTTGATTCGTTCAACAAGTATCTGTGGGGATTTGTGAACAACAAGCCCATTGCAACACAATACAAGGCATGCAACAAAATCCCAGTGAAGACTTCAAAATCAGAAACCATTAGTAAAGACATGGTGAAAAGAGGGTTCCGCTATGTCGGCCCCACCGTTATACACTCCTTCATGCAGGCGGCCGGCCTCACCAACGACCACCTCATCGCCTGCCCACGACATCTCCAGTGCGTGGCATTGGCAACTCAACCTGCACCACCTGCCCTATAA